A genomic segment from Streptomyces sp. NBC_01233 encodes:
- a CDS encoding serine/threonine-protein kinase, whose amino-acid sequence MHNEESETVTDSTLANTTAATATGADTAVTAAAPGTPGGERLIAGRYRLLSRLGEGGMGTVWRARDETLHREVAVKEVRAPAHLRAGDIARMYSRLEREAWAAARIPDRNVVTVHDVVMEDDRPWIVMELIRGRSLADLLRAEGPLTPRHAAHIGAEVLSALRAAHAAGVEHRDVKPANVLLADDGRVVLSDFGIAMVEGSTALTLTGEVVGSPEYLPPERALGRPSGPESDLWSLGVMLYAVVEGISPFRQDTALSTLRAVVDEEPPVPTRAGPLAPVIAGLLRKEPAERTPAAEAAGALRDIAHEPDATTTAARVLSAPAEPATPAAPVPAPAPVPTPEPATTTAEPAAAAPSPFAHATSAHATPEAPPRKRRTVAFVAAGAAACALIAAGLVHALDGNGEDATPGSGVRMSVAGANTTYTGSCPTPESRAPAFTATFTASEPTLISYRWVSGDGSVVDPHWRTMSIGDKANPTGHDTVRLTTYAKAGTLTTGMAVELQSPTRTTSNPVPFSITCTG is encoded by the coding sequence ATGCACAACGAGGAATCCGAGACCGTGACGGACAGCACGCTCGCGAACACCACCGCGGCCACGGCCACCGGCGCAGACACGGCCGTGACCGCCGCCGCCCCGGGCACCCCGGGCGGGGAGCGGCTGATCGCCGGCCGCTACCGGCTGCTGTCCCGGCTCGGCGAGGGCGGTATGGGCACCGTGTGGCGGGCCCGCGACGAGACCCTGCACCGCGAGGTCGCCGTCAAGGAGGTCAGGGCCCCGGCGCATCTGCGGGCCGGCGACATCGCGCGGATGTACAGCAGGCTGGAGCGGGAAGCGTGGGCGGCGGCACGGATACCCGACCGCAATGTGGTGACGGTCCACGACGTGGTCATGGAGGACGACCGGCCCTGGATCGTCATGGAACTGATCCGCGGGCGGTCACTGGCCGATCTGCTGCGCGCCGAGGGGCCGCTCACCCCGCGCCACGCCGCGCACATCGGCGCGGAGGTGCTGAGCGCGCTGCGCGCCGCGCACGCCGCCGGGGTGGAGCACCGCGACGTGAAGCCGGCGAACGTGCTGCTCGCCGACGACGGGCGGGTGGTGCTCAGCGACTTCGGCATCGCGATGGTCGAGGGCAGCACCGCGCTGACCCTGACCGGCGAGGTGGTCGGCTCCCCCGAGTACCTGCCGCCGGAGCGGGCGCTGGGCCGGCCCTCGGGCCCCGAGTCGGACCTGTGGTCCCTCGGCGTGATGCTGTACGCAGTCGTGGAGGGGATCTCCCCGTTCCGGCAGGACACCGCGCTGAGCACCCTGCGGGCCGTCGTGGACGAGGAACCGCCGGTGCCGACGCGGGCCGGCCCGCTCGCCCCGGTCATCGCCGGGCTGCTCCGCAAGGAGCCGGCCGAGCGGACCCCCGCGGCCGAAGCCGCCGGGGCCCTGCGGGACATCGCCCACGAACCGGACGCCACCACGACCGCGGCCCGCGTCCTGTCGGCTCCCGCGGAACCCGCCACGCCCGCGGCACCCGTCCCCGCGCCGGCACCGGTCCCGACGCCAGAGCCGGCCACCACCACCGCGGAGCCCGCGGCGGCGGCACCCTCCCCGTTCGCGCACGCGACGTCCGCGCACGCGACGCCAGAAGCCCCGCCCCGCAAGCGCCGTACGGTGGCCTTCGTCGCGGCCGGCGCGGCCGCATGCGCACTGATCGCCGCCGGGCTGGTCCACGCCCTCGACGGCAACGGCGAGGACGCCACCCCCGGTTCGGGCGTACGGATGTCGGTGGCGGGCGCGAACACCACCTACACCGGCAGCTGTCCGACCCCCGAGAGCCGGGCCCCGGCGTTCACCGCGACCTTCACCGCCTCCGAGCCGACCCTGATCTCCTACCGCTGGGTGTCCGGCGACGGCTCGGTGGTGGATCCGCACTGGCGCACCATGTCCATCGGGGACAAGGCCAACCCCACCGGGCACGACACCGTGCGGCTGACGACCTACGCCAAGGCCGGCACCCTGACCACGGGGATGGCCGTGGAGCTCCAGAGCCCCACCCGCACCACTTCGAACCCGGTCCCCTTCTCCATCACCTGCACCGGCTGA
- a CDS encoding ester cyclase, whose product MRERRGTERELGPFTDADHVISRFRFTGTWTAGRPAAASAPPGTAVSFAGVDTLRIEHGRVAEYWLTDDQLDLYTQLGAVRGVEPQPVNPHG is encoded by the coding sequence GTGCGCGAGCGGCGCGGGACCGAACGCGAGCTCGGCCCCTTCACCGACGCGGACCACGTCATCTCCAGGTTCCGGTTCACCGGAACCTGGACGGCTGGGCGCCCGGCGGCGGCATCGGCGCCACCCGGCACCGCGGTCAGCTTCGCCGGCGTGGACACCCTGAGGATCGAACACGGGCGGGTCGCCGAATACTGGCTGACGGACGACCAGCTCGACCTGTACACACAGCTCGGCGCGGTCCGCGGAGTGGAGCCGCAGCCCGTCAACCCGCACGGCTGA
- a CDS encoding 3-oxoacyl-[acyl-carrier-protein] synthase III C-terminal domain-containing protein produces the protein MVRVGEGAELAFGPAPLAHGRPVDIRRTKRAFLETGGMARFAKTGPEAVRTVVLQALSEAGLSPDDPRIRCVALPRLGPKVLDLMYLPAIRELLAVEPVRLGARTGHLGCGDLFANLADLGARGRLAPDDYALLLTGGGGFTWSCLVVQQTGDGWGDGR, from the coding sequence GTGGTCCGCGTCGGTGAAGGGGCCGAGCTCGCGTTCGGTCCCGCGCCGCTCGCGCACGGCCGGCCCGTCGACATCCGCCGGACCAAACGTGCGTTCCTGGAGACGGGCGGCATGGCCCGGTTCGCCAAGACCGGCCCGGAGGCCGTGCGCACGGTGGTGCTGCAAGCCCTGTCCGAAGCGGGTCTGTCCCCCGACGACCCGCGTATCCGGTGCGTCGCCCTGCCCCGGCTCGGCCCCAAGGTCCTCGACTTGATGTACCTCCCCGCCATCCGGGAGCTGTTGGCGGTGGAGCCGGTACGCCTCGGCGCACGCACCGGGCACCTGGGCTGCGGCGACCTGTTCGCCAACCTCGCGGACCTCGGCGCGCGGGGCCGGCTGGCGCCGGACGACTACGCCCTCCTCCTCACGGGCGGCGGCGGCTTCACGTGGTCGTGCCTCGTGGTCCAGCAGACCGGAGACGGCTGGGGGGACGGACGATGA